The Cannabis sativa cultivar Pink pepper isolate KNU-18-1 chromosome 8, ASM2916894v1, whole genome shotgun sequence genomic interval TGATCAGAAAacgttaataaaataaaataataaataattaaaacctcTGTAAAAGAAAAAGTGTGATGTTGTGTTGTTGGTCCAATGGGATGTGATaattttttaccattttggGCATATGCGAAGGTTTATTGGGAGTCACATATATGGTCAAGTCAATGCAATGGTGTTATTTACGCTCTCACCGCccacttataaaataagtggTCATCGATCCAACGTATCAGATAAGTACGACTACTCCATTTTTTTTTCcgtattattaatttattaatccatttatataagtttttcaatattacttatttattatttatttttagggaTGGATGATGCTATATTAATGTTGTTCATTTATGCCTTTTAGCGCAGATCAGATACTGTCCAACGATTGTTTggttgtataaatatttattttcttactgTATTAATTCGATCGATCGAGCTTTGTCATTGCacgaaataaaaagaaaaactccATGCATAGGTATAAATAAGGAGAGGCCATTGCTATCTAAGTTATGCTTctcaaaatatttataattattattatgttaaatttaatatatattctgatatatatttatatgtgggttaatattattttatatttgtgttttgcaaaatttaataattgaaccatgtattttgttaaatgataaaatatatcatatattttctaaaatagtataaaGAAGTCATGAGTtaaattttcaacaattttttttaaatattactaacttgaaaataattcataacAATAACAAATGTAAAAAATGTAACttgttttgtcataacacttttacatcaagttattattaagttttattttgacaaaataatCAATTCAGAGTACTATTTAGtcttattttagaaaatatatggtccaatttatcatttaacaaaataaaggcctaaaaaagtaacttttacaaaatacaagatctaaaatagtatttacctatTTATATTGTCCATAAAAGTCAATACCAcatatataatttcacataaaatatcatttaatataatactatataataCAAGATCGACCCTATAGTTGTATTGGGTCATagaaaaactaatttttttgggCCCATATTATAAGAAtagattgtaattttaaaaaattattaaaagagatatgtgtattttttataagaattttttcttcatttaggCCCTTATAGGCTGGGTGGGTCCTAGGCATGGGTCTAGCTCTAGGCTCGATACTAATAATACAATACAGCATAATACGACGTACCAAATGAACTCATATTACACTACTAAAGAGGTGTTTGCTAGAAGCCCAACTTTATTTTCTCAAGAAAAAAGAAATCCcacatttctttttcttttatttcaaaCTAATAAAGAGGTCCCGCATTGCGTGCAATTATTTATagacattttaaattaaaaaaaagtgaaggatttagattttatattttttaaaaaaaattctataattGATCCTAATAAATATGACCATTTTCAAAATGGGAAAACAAGagctttgcaaaaaaaaaaaaaaaaaatcactaacaATATCAAGATTATTAAAATACTTAAAGTTCATATAGtcaatatttttataacttaatgttatttttttagttttatgttgtgttatttttattttatttaatattagtatttttcttattgttattttatactTTCAAATATGTTAGTGTTATAAATCAgttattatttttgtgataaattttaatttgaaaaataaaatgtaatattgttttttaaaataaaataaaataagaattaaatgtaaaaaaaaaaaaaaaaatctagattcAAAATCTATCACtagtaataatataaaatttaatgcaTACTAATTTAGTCAATAATTTAGTGTGTTATGAAACTGAAATGATATAAAAGTTTCAGGCTAATTATCTATGTGAATGTCATTATCATAAAACAATTTTCCGTTGTGTCGACTATGGACATGTACATCTATCAAACCGAAAAATAAGTAGAGGCCAAAACTTATCTATCTCTATGGAATAATTGAACGATGTCGTGTAGGAGAACTCAGATATGAGATCCCCTTTTAATTGTCATTATAGCTCCATCTAGTTTTTTTCATCAATTTGTCCCTAAGAAAACCAGAAagctatatttataattaataccaaaaataaataaaaaaatgaaaatataaaaaccgTCCTTTGAAATTTCCGAAGGCCAAAAGTTGTACTTTCACAGaaagtttctttttttctttattttcttttcaaaatatgATACAAAAGTTCTTGGTTTATCCTATTTCTTTTGTGAGGCTGGGCTacatctttttttctttatccAAAAATGAAAATTACTCTTTTCCTGTCCTCAcgtttttttgttgttgcaaGTATAAACTTTGTTCTACACTAGTGAATATTGCCTACATATTacgtatatcattttttttagagaaataCTTTGTCATCataaattagaattaaaatCAGTTACAACAATAAAGTATATAGATAGAGGACAATAGAtgaagggaaatttacatggtatattaacttttgttatttttttataaaaatactgctaggcggtattttttactttttactgtgtttttttataagtttcatactgcagtatactgtgttaagttttcactggtgttctactgttgttttgagttgttctgctttgtgttttactggtgttttataaaaatacagtatttttgaaaaaatttccgtgtggcagtatttttgtaaaagttaaccaaaattccagtatttttgtaaatttccctagaTGGTGAATTGGCTGGATTGAGAGTATTTTAATAACCCAACCCAATGATATCGAGCTAGAAATTTTCAGCCaacttacattttaaattttttataatccaatccactttttttttttttttttttttgcgagtTGGTTTGGATTGGGTTGGGTTATAACCCTTAtcccataattaaaaaaaaaaaaaaaaaaaaaaaaaaagaaaagaaaaaaacagaTTTCAATATTATCAAaatcatatataaattaaaagaaaaaataaaagttctaacataaatatatccatctaaaattaaaaatcattcaaaatcaaatattacAGTCATCTATCATCTAAAGTCTGAAAACTATTAAGATTATCCAAAACaaactcaaataaaataaaatcagttTCGATATCAGCCTCACTCAATAATCTCATCGTCAATTGTCTTTGCTTTTGGTGATGATTTCTTGaccttatattttttgttttgcaattataaaaacacagttgCTAGatagtcaaattattataaataaataaataaaaacataataattaaaaaaaaacatattcaaTATTCAtataggaaagaaaaaaaatcagattATAATAATGATAGTAACTAACAAAAATTTTGTTTGCTATACACTAAAAATCATAGTAAAAAACAATAGTATAAAAAATAACCAAATCTTAGAaatcacaaataaaaaaatagtagaaAAGAAAACATTATAATACATTTATTTGCAACTACCAAAATTTGTATGCTAATTGCTATATGCTCAAAATCATAGCAAAAAGAACCAaatcataaatataaaaaaaaaaaaaaatcagtagccagtagtaaaattaaaataaaaaaattcatatacacTACCtctttgtaaagcccgcttagttaatttggaaattagcagttgtttatgttaatcatgaaattatttatagctatttaaataatttatcgctGTTATTTATGggattcagatatgcatgattatgtcatcagtagtctttatatttcgcatttccggtgtccggtattttggaactcggcgtttggctcagtagaaatcacaacttagtatgttagtattttggggacgggttttagacattgggaatgtcgggaatggccgggaatttagaatttcccaaaaatacccctttagtggttattatgtggtttagtatggaggggcaaaatggtctttttgccccaatgatattttgtcttttagtgattattaattggaataaatgtttattttaattgttaattgttggctgaaatgattttgggttaaatggctttattccttttatttctttcattttacaacacttagaaaaaaattggaaattttcaaagaaaactctcCATTCTCTCTCTAATTTCGGCTGAGGCTTTTgggtgcatgaagctgattTTTCTCCTTGATTTCCAAGCATCTCTCATCCAttcaaagcattcttcaagctaggttagctcctcttgtttttccttctttgaaattatgaaaaaaatgatgaaaaaatggagaaaatgcatgcttttgtggctgttcttgttgctgtgtttgattgttattttctgaggttcaaagcatgattatttgatgttaattgagttgtttgaagcatgagtagctaggttgttcaagcttttagttttCATGTGAAAAAGTTGTGAATTTTTGgaagaaatggttcattttgttctgtgatgttgctggatgttcttgttagtttgcagtggtgatattatgcttagttatgtagaattaagttggtttgcatgcttgtttaggtggtttgctcaagcttgagtttggaactcaaagcttgagctccaatggcaaattttgtatctgtggtttctgggtaggtttgatgccttggatatgttatttgggacatTTAGAGGTgtccggaaagtttgggaccaattggggttaaattggtcgagttatgaaattttatggttCTTTGCGAGGAAcctaattcggttgtgcatccgaattcggatgggggttcagtaattcccgaaccgaattcggttgggcaacctctcacggttggggaatttttccgaaccctagttttcctcgtttttaggtttttaggggtattgccatgctttttatcgatagggaaacttttagtttcaagttttagtccccggaagtgatttagcgtgtcacttatagcgttgtgatttttatggtttaggagccgcaatccgtccgttcggcttcggttccggtcgggttgaccgcacacccgaaatcgaatccgtgtaagattagtataacggtatgcatatgtagattacatgtttagcgtgcatgtaggaagcctgctagattacattagttatgtatataggcttcgaaccatccaaccccgtcacgtcggtacagtggagtatgaccaaggcggcggagtatgaccggtttgaccgatcagtcgacacttggttggcggttccgtgctattgacgtatcccgtcggtacagccggagtatgaccagcggcggagtatgaccggttcgaccgatcaggaggatatagtaacacatcggtacaggctggagtatgaccagcagccagagtatgaccggttcgaccgatcaggttgttacgtgtcaatagtaccgtccctatgaacgttcaaaaactcagtaccatgttggacatggcagtagtgctcagtaccatgttggacatggcagtagcgggactcagtatcgtgttggacacggcagtcagttttatgtatgatattattatgcttttcttactgagtctgtcgactcacagtttatgttcatgtgtaggtaaaggcaaggctgtagctgatggaccgtgagcgagcttatgagattgtacatgtcggggcggttaggcctggagcgtacgatcctcgggacagcacggctgagatttttgtaactgtcgttagacgactttcattttgatgtaaaagttaatcagttaaaacttttgtaaatattttataaatcgggatcccgagacttttgtaaaatggtttataagtttaatgaaaaagcaaaattttaattaatcacgtttttccataaacctcgttgattagcaacgagctgcacagtacgtttaaaaatcacgtaatacgcctaagatagttagggtgttacactcttaatcaccaaaaaaaaaaaaaaagaaaaaaaaacaagcatCACATACCTAACCAAATTTAaatcataatattatttatcaaaaattaaaaataaagtcaagaaaaaaaaagattaaaaccTGAGTTTGTATTAACCTGAGATTAGAAGTGTGGCACTGGGCATGTGACGTGAGGAggcaatatatgtatataccatTCACACGTGCTAGAAAAGTTCCTATATCTACTCATCTTGTCTTGTAAAgttgtaaataataataaatagcaACTGAATTTGTCAAAcgacaacataaaaataaaaaggaaagaaagTAAAATGACAATCAAATTGAACTTTTCATCTACAGAATGTAATCGGTGCAACTGAGATGAGGGAAGGGAAGAGGTTGTGTCATACCACAGGTTGAGAACAACGAACTCGGGCACCTGAGAACAATGAACTCCAATGTCTGGCCAATTGCGAAGATTCTtacgaaacaaaaaaaaatgagctCCAAATCCTTcaacaaggaaaaaaaaatagaaagaaaagaaaatgattaGAAAAGAGAAGACAAAAGAGAACTTACTTGTTGTTATCTCCGACAAGGCAAGAAACGATGTGGTCGTTTGTGTGGGCGAATAAGGCCACTAGAGATGGCGGAGGGGTGGAGGATTGGAGTCGTTTGAGAATGGAATCACATTCacaactagttttttttttttttttgtaagaaagAAGAGGGGGGCGAGCGTGtgctaggtttttttttttttttttttttttttatgtatgtatGGCATATGAATATTAGGGAGGGGAGACAAAAGTGTTTATTTAGGGtttgaactaattttttttttctataaacctTATTGGGCCGGCCCGGGTTGGGTTGGTTGGGTTACAATGTATGCAGCTCGTTACAAACCCAATCAATACGGGTTAAGAAACTTTTGACCCATTTAATTTCAGCCCAAGAAAAACAAGGTTGTTTCGCCCCAGATTCGGGTTGGGTCGACCGATTTGGTCGGCCCAACAGGTTAAATGCTCACCCATAGAGGACAAGTCTCTAGCCAAACACAATCTTCATCCAACTCTAGAGCATACTTGGCCAAACCGTGAGCAGCCATATTGGCACTACGTTTGACATGAGTGACAACAACTCTAGGAAAAAAGGATAAAAGACTAgatatatctaaaattaaatcatCAAAAGCAGTGAGAATAGTAGTCGGCGTATGAAGAGCTTTCGAAACCATTAAAGCATCCGTCTCAATGTGATCAATTGACAATTGCATCTGGAGCAGCCAATTCAAACTATGAAATAATGCCTTAGCCTCCATTTCATGAGATGCAAAGTTCCCAATAATAGATTTTGAAAAAGTAGCAACTACACAACTAGCAGCATCTCGTACAATGGCTCCCACACCAATGATATTCTTGTTAGCATTTAAGGTAACATCAATA includes:
- the LOC133030594 gene encoding uncharacterized protein LOC133030594, encoding MVKHIPTQTSPALNLSPLITTLVPWQPPNLGSYKLNIDVTLNANKNIIGVGAIVRDAASCVVATFSKSIIGNFASHEMEAKALFHSLNWLLQMQLSIDHIETDALMVSKALHTPTTILTAFDDLILDISSLLSFFPRVVVTHVKRSANMAAHGLAKYALELDEDCVWLETCPLWVSI